A window of Bacteroidota bacterium genomic DNA:
AGAAACTTCTTAAACAATCTTCAAAACTAACAACCATTGGAGCTTTAGTATTTATAAGTATTCTAATTTTAGCAGGAAAAAGCATCCTTCTATTTTTCAACGAAACGATTTCAACAGGATACACCCCACTACTTGTAATGTCTTTAGGACAATTAATAAATGTATGCTGCGGCTCTGTTGGTTACTTGCTGCTACTTACGGGCAAAGAAAGTCTTGCTATAAAAGCGGCAATTATAAGTTTACTTATACAAGTTGCCACAATAATTATCCTAACACCTATTTATAATGAATTAGGTACAGCAATTGCAACATCTACGAGTACTATTTGTTGGAATATGTTGATGTTGTATTATTGCATTAAACATTTAAAAATTAACCCTAGCATATTTCCAATTCATGTTAAGAAAGCCTAATTTTTTTATTGTTGGCGCTCCCAAATGTGGCACTACTGCTATGAATGACTTTCTTGCTGAGCATCCTGATATATATATGGCGCCTAAAGAAGTATTATACTTTGGGGCTGACTTACACAACACATCACCAAAGCTAACTGGGAAAGAATATTTACACTTATTCTCCAATTCATCAGGCAAAAAAATTGTTGGCGAATCCTCTGTTTGGTACTTGTATTCAGAAAGTGCAGCACAAGAAATAAAAACATTTGCACCTGATGCAAAAATACTTATCATGGTTCGTAATCCACTAGAAATGGTTTACGCAATGCACAGTCAGAATTTGTTTGATTGCAATGAAAATGAAAACGATTTTTTAAAAGCACTAGAGTTGGAATCGAAAAGAGCATCAGGCAGTTGTATTCCAAAAACAAACACACTACTCGAAAGTGTTTACTATTCAAAGATTGCGAGGTACACAACTCAAATTAAAAGATATCAAAACATTTTTGGCGCACCCAATGTGCACATAGTTGTTTACGATGACTTTCAAAAAAATATAGAAAATTGCTATGCAGAAGTTTTAAACTTTTTGCAGATTGACACAACATTCAAACCAAATTTCAGAACAATAAATGCAAACAAAGAAATTAAAAACCCAGAGCTGCAAAAAATTTTAAAAACACCGGGTAAGTTGCAAAAAAAAATAGTAAAATTCTTAATTCCGAGTGCCAGCATACGCACATTACTAAGAACAGCACTTGCCAACAAAAACACCTCTATTGCCAAGCGCAAACCAATAAGCACAGAAGCAAAAAGAAAATTAGCAAGCATGTACCAAAACGAGATATCAGAATTAAGCGTATTTTTAAATCGAGATTTGAATCATTGGTTGAAGATAGATTGATTCATTCTACTAAAAACACCCCTTATGTGTGGCATCGCAGGCATCGTTTCATTAAATAAAAACACCCAAGGGTTAAATAAATTTATTGAGCAACTTAGCGTTACCATTAAGCACCGTGGTCCTGACGATGAAGGATATACATTATTTAACAACAATCAATTTCAATGCTTTGGAGGCATAACCACTCCTAGCAACTGTTGGAACAACTCATTTGATTACGCTCCGCAAAACAATATAACTTCACACAATTTCGAATCATACATTGCACTTGCCCACAGAAGACTTTCTATTATAGATTTGTCTCCACTTGGCCATCAACCAATGTGTATTGACAATGGGAATATATGGATTACATACAATGGCGAATTGTACAATTACATTGAGATAAAAGAAGAGCTGCAAAAGCTAGGACACCAATTCATTAGCACTAGCGATACCGAGGTAATTCTATTTGCTTATAAACAATGGGGTAAAGAATGTTTACAAAAGTTTAATGGAATGTGGGCATTTGTTATTTACGACAAAAATAAAAACGAACTATTCGGAGCCCGCGATAGATTTGGAGTAAAACCATTATATTATTCGATAAGCTCCGACTATTTCTTATTTGCATCTGAGCTCAAAGCACTTGCAAAATCGGATTTAGTAGATACAAAAATAAATACAGATGCCGCATTTCAATTTTTAGTAAAAACCACCACCGAGAATACAGAAGAAAGTTTTTTCAAAAACTGTTTCGAATTGTTTCCTTCGCATGCGTTTACACTTTCTATAGATACCAAAGAATTTGCCAAATGGCAATTCTATCAACTAAAATTCAACAGTGAATTTGAAAATTATTCGGAAAATAAATTTTCAGAATATTCTACAAAAACTGCAAAGTTAGTTGAGCAAGCCATAAAAATACGATTACGTTCGGATGTTGCAGTTGGTGCGTGCTTAAGTGGAGGGATTGACAGTTCTTCTATTGTAAGCATTGTGCATCAACTAAAAAAAGAAGGAAAAGACACAACCGATTTCAAAGTATTTACTGCATCTTTTAAAGACAAGGAAATTGATGAAAGTAATTATGCCAAATTATTGGTTGATAAATACCATCTAAACTGGCATCAAGTATTTCCCAATGCACAAGAATTGACAACGGATTTAGAAGATCTAATTTATTCGCAAGACATTCCAATTTGGTCAACCAGCACATATGCGCAGCACCGAGTTCTTAAACTTGCATCCGAAAACAATATAAAAGTAATACTAGACGGGCAAGGTAGCGATGAATTGTTTGGAGGATACGACACCTATTTATTTTTTTATTTTGACGAGTTAATAAAAAGGGGACGACTGAAAGATTTTTTTAATCAAGTAAATAAATCAAGTCTCTCAAAACCACTACTTTTTTACATCAAACAAAAGCTGCGATTTTCAACTATACCTAAATTATCTCCGGATGCACAACTGAAATTTTTATTATTTTATTTCAATGACTTAAAATATTTGAATAAAGATTTTCTGTATGCGCACAAACATTTGTTAAAAGAGAACAACACCCCAACAACTTTAAACGAAAACTTACACAACGAATTTTACAACACACGTCTCAAAACATATCTAAAGTGCGAAGACAGATGTGCCATGTGGCATTCAGTAGAATCGCGAACACCTTTCGCTGATGATATTAATTTGATAGAATATATATTTTCAATTCCCGGCAATTACAAAATTGTAAATGGGAACCTAAAGGCTCTTATTAAAGATGCTATGCAAAATCATGTTCCACAACAAATTTTAAACCGAACGGATAAAAAAGGATTTACTACCCCCAATAATAAGTGGATAAATGAAATTAAAAACGACATCAAACATTATTTTGAAAATCCTTTATTAAAAGAATTTATAAATATAGAATTGCTCCAAAAAGAATACAACATTTTGTTCTCCGAAAAGAAAAACACAGACAACGGCAGGCTGTTTAAGTTTATAAGCTTTGCGGTATGGGCAAAAAAATATTTCTCTACTGTCAAATAACACCTTCTTTCTAGAAAAATTTTATTTGTCCAAATAAATCTGCTTTCATACATTTGCAATCCCCCTAAAAAAATATTGTTAATTACATAAAATAAAAATGCGATGAAAAAAATCTTACTTATTATGTTGGTATTATTTGTGGGTATTACATTGGCTCAAACTCCAATACATACAAACAAAATACAAAAGGCAAATCCCAAAATTTATTTTGATGGAAAAGAAGAACTGACGTTAAAACCAATGAAAAAAGCCGATACGGAAGGGAAATACTCTACCCCTACCCTACAAGCTATTACAAGTAGAACTTTAGGGACACTTGGTAACGTATTCTCCATACTAGGAAACAGAACCTACCTTTGGGCAGACCCACAAACAAACGCGGTTGCAATGTCTCATAGATATGTGGTAAACACCAACAATGGATATTTAACCTATGATATGTCTAAAGACGGAGGAAATACTTGGTCTAATGATGTTATTTCTGTTTATACGCCTACAAATGCTGCATCTCAATACGGAGCAAGATACCCACAAGGAGTAATTTACAATCCTTCTACCAACACTACTAACAATCCCGACTCAACTTATTTCTGTTATTTTGCACCAACAAGAGACAACTCAAACCCTGGTCAAAATTCGGCAGATTGGGGCGGTGTAGCAATGGGAACACACCAATTAAGTGGATTGATGGCACCTACGCAAACAGATTGGTCAAGCAACAACCAAAATGGAACCACATCAACCAACGGAATTTACTATTTCATTCCAGATGCTCATATAATTACAAAAACCGGGGTAATTCACAATCTAGACCAAATGCGTTTAGGATCTACTCTTCCAACTGACTATACCTATGGAGATAGCCTTGTTTATACAAGAGGCACTTGGAATCCTACTATCAAAGACTTCCAATACACGGCAAAAAATATAAGTATTCCTGTTAATGAAGATTACGATGGCAACAAAATGATTTTCGATTCAAAAATAAGCTTTGCTGATGATGGGCAAAATGGGTACATATCAATACTTGGACATGGAATTGCCTATGGTCAAAACAGTTTATGGGAACGAGATTCATTGATTTATATTATCGTTTACAAAACTACAGATGGTGGAAATACTTGGGGACAACCAATACAAATAGACTTAGACCCAATAAACAATTTAGTGCAGACACCGGGCTTTTCAATGACAGCTTGGTTAGAACACGATAACGTTGTAGATTCATTAGGAAATTTACACATTATTGCTGCCGTGGGAATTGCAGGAGTAAACGCATCAAATCCCTCAGGATTTTCGATTATTAACGGATGGAAAGATTGGGGAT
This region includes:
- a CDS encoding T9SS type A sorting domain-containing protein, which codes for MKKILLIMLVLFVGITLAQTPIHTNKIQKANPKIYFDGKEELTLKPMKKADTEGKYSTPTLQAITSRTLGTLGNVFSILGNRTYLWADPQTNAVAMSHRYVVNTNNGYLTYDMSKDGGNTWSNDVISVYTPTNAASQYGARYPQGVIYNPSTNTTNNPDSTYFCYFAPTRDNSNPGQNSADWGGVAMGTHQLSGLMAPTQTDWSSNNQNGTTSTNGIYYFIPDAHIITKTGVIHNLDQMRLGSTLPTDYTYGDSLVYTRGTWNPTIKDFQYTAKNISIPVNEDYDGNKMIFDSKISFADDGQNGYISILGHGIAYGQNSLWERDSLIYIIVYKTTDGGNTWGQPIQIDLDPINNLVQTPGFSMTAWLEHDNVVDSLGNLHIIAAVGIAGVNASNPSGFSIINGWKDWGLFDIYTIDGGTQWKARLADYPQQFGMLYGTSNAASAPDPYVREYIRPQASRNWNGSKLFFTWFTTDSITNIGITPNDENSMPDMFSIGYNVVTGKWTAPKNITGNTTLATVIHFGSVSYYTLESNGRNTIPTVYANWNSPTATGQTLDLRYIHDAGFDNTEFTEESDASNLVDLNTLILSSNEITKNNLFSVSQNYPNPFDGGSTVDVNLVKSTTITLTITNTLGQVIKTETKNLPAGVHNLNLTSKGMQKGIYFYTISAEGNSTTKRMIIK
- the asnB gene encoding asparagine synthase (glutamine-hydrolyzing) gives rise to the protein MCGIAGIVSLNKNTQGLNKFIEQLSVTIKHRGPDDEGYTLFNNNQFQCFGGITTPSNCWNNSFDYAPQNNITSHNFESYIALAHRRLSIIDLSPLGHQPMCIDNGNIWITYNGELYNYIEIKEELQKLGHQFISTSDTEVILFAYKQWGKECLQKFNGMWAFVIYDKNKNELFGARDRFGVKPLYYSISSDYFLFASELKALAKSDLVDTKINTDAAFQFLVKTTTENTEESFFKNCFELFPSHAFTLSIDTKEFAKWQFYQLKFNSEFENYSENKFSEYSTKTAKLVEQAIKIRLRSDVAVGACLSGGIDSSSIVSIVHQLKKEGKDTTDFKVFTASFKDKEIDESNYAKLLVDKYHLNWHQVFPNAQELTTDLEDLIYSQDIPIWSTSTYAQHRVLKLASENNIKVILDGQGSDELFGGYDTYLFFYFDELIKRGRLKDFFNQVNKSSLSKPLLFYIKQKLRFSTIPKLSPDAQLKFLLFYFNDLKYLNKDFLYAHKHLLKENNTPTTLNENLHNEFYNTRLKTYLKCEDRCAMWHSVESRTPFADDINLIEYIFSIPGNYKIVNGNLKALIKDAMQNHVPQQILNRTDKKGFTTPNNKWINEIKNDIKHYFENPLLKEFINIELLQKEYNILFSEKKNTDNGRLFKFISFAVWAKKYFSTVK
- a CDS encoding sulfotransferase domain-containing protein, with amino-acid sequence MLRKPNFFIVGAPKCGTTAMNDFLAEHPDIYMAPKEVLYFGADLHNTSPKLTGKEYLHLFSNSSGKKIVGESSVWYLYSESAAQEIKTFAPDAKILIMVRNPLEMVYAMHSQNLFDCNENENDFLKALELESKRASGSCIPKTNTLLESVYYSKIARYTTQIKRYQNIFGAPNVHIVVYDDFQKNIENCYAEVLNFLQIDTTFKPNFRTINANKEIKNPELQKILKTPGKLQKKIVKFLIPSASIRTLLRTALANKNTSIAKRKPISTEAKRKLASMYQNEISELSVFLNRDLNHWLKID